A window of Sphingomonas adhaesiva contains these coding sequences:
- a CDS encoding tartrate dehydrogenase, whose protein sequence is MSETNRRYSIAVIPGDGIGKEVMPEGIRVLERAAALYGFEVEQTWHDFACCDYYAAHGKMLPDDWKERIGNPSAIFFGAVGWPDTVPDHISLWGSLLQFRREYDQYVNLRPVRLMPGVPCPLVGREPGDIDFWVVRENTEGEYSAVGGRMFPGTEREVVIQETVMTRHGTDRVLRYAFDLAATRERRHVTSATKSNGIAITMPWWDERVEEMAKNYPTVTHDKYHIDILTAQFVLNPDRFDVVVASNLFGDILSDLGPACTGTIGVAPSGNINPDGTFPSLFEPVHGSAPDIAGKGIANPVGQIWSAAMMLEHLGEAEAAAAIMRAVETVLAEPGLRTGDLKGTANTIECGRAIAEALA, encoded by the coding sequence GTGAGCGAGACCAACCGTCGTTATTCCATCGCCGTCATCCCCGGCGACGGCATCGGCAAGGAAGTGATGCCGGAGGGCATCCGCGTGCTGGAGCGCGCCGCCGCGCTCTACGGGTTCGAGGTCGAGCAGACGTGGCACGATTTCGCCTGCTGCGACTATTATGCGGCGCACGGCAAGATGCTGCCCGACGACTGGAAGGAGCGGATCGGCAACCCGTCCGCGATCTTCTTCGGCGCGGTGGGCTGGCCCGACACGGTGCCCGACCACATCTCGCTGTGGGGCTCGCTGCTCCAGTTCCGCCGCGAATACGATCAATACGTCAACCTGCGCCCGGTGCGGCTGATGCCGGGCGTCCCCTGCCCGCTGGTCGGGCGCGAACCCGGCGACATCGATTTCTGGGTGGTGCGCGAGAATACCGAGGGCGAGTATAGTGCGGTCGGCGGGCGCATGTTCCCCGGCACCGAGCGCGAGGTCGTGATCCAGGAAACGGTCATGACCCGCCACGGCACCGACCGGGTGCTGCGCTATGCCTTCGATCTGGCCGCCACGCGCGAGCGCCGCCACGTCACCTCCGCCACGAAGTCCAACGGCATCGCCATCACCATGCCGTGGTGGGACGAGCGCGTGGAGGAGATGGCGAAGAACTATCCCACCGTCACCCACGACAAATATCATATCGACATCCTGACCGCGCAGTTCGTGCTGAACCCGGACCGTTTCGATGTCGTGGTCGCCTCCAACCTGTTCGGCGACATCCTGTCCGATCTGGGGCCTGCCTGCACCGGCACGATCGGCGTCGCGCCGTCGGGCAACATCAACCCGGACGGCACATTCCCCTCGCTGTTCGAGCCGGTCCACGGCTCCGCCCCCGATATCGCGGGCAAGGGCATCGCCAACCCGGTCGGCCAGATCTGGTCCGCGGCGATGATGCTGGAGCATCTGGGCGAGGCGGAGGCCGCCGCCGCGATCATGCGCGCGGTCGAAACGGTACTGGCCGAGCCGGGCCTGCGCACCGGCGACCTGAAGGGTACCGCGAACACCATCGAATGCGGCAGGGCGATCGCCGAGGCGCTGGCCTGA